In Topomyia yanbarensis strain Yona2022 chromosome 2, ASM3024719v1, whole genome shotgun sequence, one DNA window encodes the following:
- the LOC131685831 gene encoding serine/threonine-protein phosphatase PP2A 65 kDa regulatory subunit: MAASTSGDKAADDSLYPIAVLIDELKNEDIQLRLNSIKKLSTIALALGEERTRTELIPFLTETIYDEDEVLLALAEQLGNFTALVGGPDYAMYLIPPLESLATVEETVVRDKAVESLRIVAAQHSAQDLEIHVVPTLQRLVSGDWFTSRTSACGLFSVCYPRVSAAVKAELRNNFRQLCQDETPMVRRAAAGKLGEFAQVVELEYLKSDLISMFVQMAQDDQDSVRLLAVEACVSIAQLLQQDDVEHNVMPTLRQCVNDSSWRVRYMVAEKFTELQKAVGPEITKTDLVPAFQYLLKDTEAEVRASAATKVTEFCCNLEKGSQEQIIMTSILPYVKELVADPNQHVKSALASVIMGLSPILGRTNTIEHLLPLFLLQLKDEWPEVRLNIISTLECINDVIGIQQLSQSLLPAIVELAEDSKWRVRLAIIEYMPLLAGQLGQEYFNQKLRDLCFNWLNDHVYAIREAATLNMKKIVQTFGTQWAETNIINQILVMYKNSNYLHRMTCLFCINALADVVGADIIKRLFLPTIKVLATDPVANVRFNVAKSLQKLSPFLDQAAIDEHVKPILEKLNTDADVDVKYFASEAMVGIAAA, encoded by the exons ATGGCTGCCAGTACCAGTGGTGATAAAGCGGCGGATGATTCACTCTACCCGATTGCGGTGCTGATCGATGAGCTTAAAAACGAGGATATTCAG CTGCGTTTGAACTCGATAAAAAAGCTGTCAACGATTGCACTGGCACTGGGCGAGGAACGAACCCGCACTGAGTTGATTCCATTTCTAACGGAAACCATTTACGACGAGGATGAAGTTTTGCTGGCACTTGCTGAGCAATTGGGCAACTTTACTGCCCTTGTTGGTGGACCGGATTACGCAATGTACTTGATTCCACCGCTTGAATCGCTAGCCACAGTAGAGGAAACGGTAGTGCGCGACAAAGCTGTTGAGTCCTTGCGTATCGTGGCTGCTCAGCATAGTGCTCAGGATTTGGAAATTCATGTGGTTCCAACCCTGCAGCGGCTGGTATCCGGTGATTGGTTCACATCTCGAACCTCCGCGTGTGGACTTTTCTCGGTTTGCTATCCAAGGGTGTCGGCTGCGGTTAAAGCTGAGCTGCGAAATAATTTCCGCCAGTTGTGCCAGGATGAAACTCCCATGGTTCGTAGAGCAGCCGCCGGAAAACTAGGTGAATTCGCCCaagttgtcgagttggaatatTTGAAATCGGATTTGATCTCGATGTTTGTCCAGATGGCTCAAGACGATCAGGATTCGGTTCGTTTATTGGCTGTAGAGGCTTGTGTCAGTATTGCTCAGTTACTACAGCAGGACGATGTGGAACAT AACGTGATGCCAACACTACGTCAGTGCGTAAATGATTCGTCCTGGCGCGTACGTTATATGGTTGCCGAAAAGTTTACCGAACTTCAGAAGGCAGTTGGACCGGAAATAACGAAAACCGACTTGGTCCCAGCGTTCCAGTATCTGTTGAAGGACACCGAGGCAGAAGTTAGAGCCTCGGCTGCCACGAAAGTGACAGAATTTTGTTGCAATTTGGAAAAGGGCAGCCAGGAGCAGATTATAATGACATCAATTCTTCCCTATGTGAAGGAACTGGTGGCCGATCCAAATCAGCACGTCAAATCCGCGCTAGCTTCGGTAATCATGGGACTGAGTCCGATTCTTGGCCGCACCAACACAATCGAACATTTGCTGCCGCTGTTTTTGCTACAGCTAAAAGACGAATGGCCAGAAGTTCGACTAAACATTATCTCCACACTGGAGTGCATCAACGATGTAATCGGAATCCAACAGTTATCGCAATCTCTACTACCTGCAATTGTCGAATTGGCCGAGGATTCTAAGTGGCGCGTTCGATTGGCTATCATCGAATACATGCCTCTGTTGGCTGGCCAGCTCGGACAGGAGTATTTCAACCAGAAGCTGCGGGATCTTTGCTTTAACTGGTTGAACGATCACGTATACGCAATTCGCGAAGCCGCCACTCTGAACATGAAGAAAATTGTGCAGACCTTCGGCACCCAATGGGCGGAAACTAACATCATTAACCAGATTTTAGTCATGTATAAAAACAGCAACTATCTGCACA GAATGACTTGTCTCTTCTGCATCAACGCCCTGGCAGACGTCGTCGGTGCTGACATCATTAAGCGGCTGTTCCTGCCTACCATCAAAGTTCTCGCAACCGATCCGGTGGCGAATG
- the LOC131682211 gene encoding uncharacterized protein LOC131682211: protein MEGISFDSLSYLPDDSFVIECNDDFGGICEDIVCLANATHLVDHLDPLRLAAGNDSPPSNSYYSSVRCFDKEIPSLFSEMEYLTEVSPETEIAIVPNHSEPLAVNPSELSWKGQDTILEERIELASDAEQYFSSVDEDSKDDVKLNNRYLASTNYRKILQNYIQKGKRKLEESSYSKMKATVMSVKGGVNSTSLIETVTCASYANSPKCAATGGSPSSEQYDRLQSEPVPLPNYRCRDCNSCFLSVERLKKHTCIIAEQYQCQLCRREFRKRKTLEQHIKSHNKVFSTDADLRNW from the exons ATGGAGGG AATCAGCTTCGATTCCCTATCGTATCTTCCGGACGATTCCTTTGTGATAGAGTGCaatgatgattttggcggaaTCTGTGAGGACATCGTGTGCCTTGCAAATGCAACTCATTTGGTGGATCACCTCGATCCCCTCAGGCTGGCAGCTGGTAATGATAGTCCGCCAAGCAATAGCTACTATTCATCCGTTAGATGCTTCGACAAAGAGATACCGTCACTGTTTTCCGAGATGGAATACTTGACGGAGGTTTCGCCCGAAACGGAAATCGCTATCGTACCAAATCATAGCGAACCACTTGCTGTCAACCCAAGTGAGCTTTCTTGGAAAGGACAGGATACGATTTTGGAGGAAAGGATTGAGCTGGCTAGTGATGCGGAACAATATTTCTCATCCGTTGATGAAGATTCTAAGGACGACGTCAAATTGAACAATCGATATCTTGCCTCAACGAATTATAGGAAAATTCTTCAAAACTACATTCAAAAAGGAAAACGTAAGCTTGAGGAGAGTTCGTACTCGAAAATGAAAGCCACTGTTATGAGTGTTAAAGGCGGTGTCAATTCTACCTCCCTCATCGAAACCGTTACCTGTGCTTCCTACGCAAATTCGCCAAAATGTGCTGCCACTGGAGGATCTCCATCGTCCGAACAATACGATCGACTTCAATCGGAACCAGTCCCTCTGCCAAATTACCGATGTCGCGATTGTAACTCATGCTTCCTCTCCGTTGAACGACTGAAGAAGCACACTTGCATAATTGCGGAACAGTACCAGTGTCAGCTGTGCCGTCGAGAGTTCCGTAAGCGAAAAACTCTTGAACAGCATATAAAGTCCCACAACAAAGTATTTTCTACCGATGCGGATTTACGTaactggtaa